From Betta splendens chromosome 3, fBetSpl5.4, whole genome shotgun sequence, the proteins below share one genomic window:
- the LOC114851784 gene encoding phenazine biosynthesis-like domain-containing protein 1 isoform X2 — protein sequence MEIPVFMVDAFTNLPFKGNPAAICPLTHELNDDLYQKLAAELNLSETAFITRINPSDSFSTGSRFRLRWFSPTTEVNLCGHATLASAAVLFQHKRNTNPVLVFETRSGDLSVTQQGEGYVMDFPLNPPIKQDPKEFSDVIKAAVGSHPVQDIYLCHNTKKLVVRLSDSCDRSVLTSLRVDPVALQSSDSRGRIKGVIVTMIGSPQEQPGYDFYSRNFAPWNGIPEDPVTGSAHTVLGSYWSKKLGKKKLLAYQCSSRGGELELEVRDDGRINITGQAVTVMQGTITL from the exons ATGGAGATTCCAGTGTTTATGGTTGACGCCTTTACTAATTTACCGTTCAAGGGGAACCCCGCTGCAATTTGTCCACTTACGCAT GAGCTGAATGATGATTTGTACCAGAAGTTAGCAGCAGAGCTGAACCTGTCAGAAACAGCTTTCATCACCAGAATCAACCCCTCTGATAGTTTCTCTACAG GATCAAGGTTCCGCCTACGATGGTTTTCACCAACCACTGAAGTCAATCTGTGCGGTCACGCGACTCTGGCCTCTGCGGCGGTGCTGTTCCAGCATAAGA GAAACACCAATCCAGTTCTGGTGTTTGAGACAAGGAGCGGAGACCTGTCTGTCACCCAGCAGGGTGAAGGTTATGTCATGGACTTTCCTCTCAACCCACCCATCAAGCAG GATCCCAAGGAGTTCAGTGACGTCATAAAG GCAGCGGTTGGAAGCCACCCAGTGCAGGACATTTACCTCTGCCACAACACTAAGAAACTGGTGGTTCGACTgtctgacagctgtgacag GTCAGTTCTGACCAGTCTGAGAGTGGACCCCGTCGCTCTCCAGAGCAGCGACAGCAGAGGAAGGATCAAAGGAGTCATTGTCACCATGATAG GCTCTCCACAGGAGCAGCCTGGATACGACTTCTACTCCAGGAACTTTGCCCCATGGAACGGCATTCCCGAGGATCCCGTCACTG GTTCTGCCCACACTGTCCTTGGCAGCTACTGGTCTAAGAAGCTAGGAAAGAAGAAGCTGCTGG CTTACCAGTGCTCAAGTCGAGGTGGGGAGCTTGAACTGGAAGTGAGAGATGATGGAAGAATCAATATAACTGGACAGGCAGTGACTGTGATGCAGGGAACCATCACACTGTGA
- the LOC114851782 gene encoding phenazine biosynthesis-like domain-containing protein 2, which translates to MEIPVFTVDAFARLPFRGNPAAVCPLAHGLSDELYQKIAAEMNLSDTAFITRLDPSDSFTTGSKFSLRWFTPKTEVNMCGHATLASAAVLFQHKQNTNSTVVFETRSGALSVSRQGRGYVMDFPLSPPTEQDPNDFRDVIKEAVGTHPVQDVSLCSTTKNLLVRLADSCDRSVLTSLNVNPFTLQISERSGRVMGVIVTVKGSKDEQPGYDFLSRYFAPWYGVPEDPVTGSTHTVLGSYWSEKLGKKKMLAYQCSSRGGELQLEVRDDGRITMAGQTVTVLQGTITLQLPAHGERNV; encoded by the exons ATGGAGATTCCGGTATTCACCGTAGACGCGTTCGCTCGCCTGCCGTTCCGTGGGAACCCCGCCGCAGTGTGTCCTCTCGCGCAT GGGTTGAGTGATGAGTTGTATCAGAAGATCGCGGCAGAGATGAACCTGTCAGACACTGCGTTCATCACCAGACTCGACCCGTCTGACAGTTTCACCACAG GATCAAAGTTCAGCCTCCGATGGTTTACACCAAAAACAGAGGTTAATATGTGTGGCCACGCCACTCTGGCCTCTGCAGCCGTTCTCTTCCAGCACAAAC AAAACACTAATTCCACAGTAGTGTTTGAGACCAGGAGTGGCGCCCTGTCCGTCAGCCGCCAGGGCAGAGGCTACGTCATGGACTTTCCTCTCAGCCCCCCCACTGAGCAG GATCCCAATGACTTCAGAGACGTTATCAAG GAAGCAGTTGGAACCCACCCAGTTCAGGACGTTTCCCTGTGCTCCACCACGAAGAACCTCCTGGTGCGACTGGCCGACAGCTGTGACAG GTCAGTGCTGACCAGCCTGAACGTCAACCCCTTCACTCTGCAGATCAGTGAGCGGAGCGGGAGAGTCATGGGAGTAATTGTCACCGTCAAAG GATCTAAAGACGAGCAGCCGGGATACGACTTCCTGTCCAGGTACTTTGCTCCGTGGTACGGTGTTCCTGAAGATCCCGTCACTG GTTCTACCCACACGGTACTGGGCAGCTACTGGTCAGAGAAACTGGGCAAAAAGAAAATGCTGG CTTACCAGTGCTCCAGCCGAGGCGgcgagctgcagctggaggtgagagaCGATGGGAGGATCACCATGGCTGGACAGACGGTCACGGTGCTGCAGGGAACCATCACGCTGCAGCTCCCAGCACACGGGGAGAGGAATGTGTGA
- the rufy2 gene encoding RUN and FYVE domain-containing protein 2 isoform X3, whose translation MASAADHDLALSEADGSKEKGQVFGILRLQEERCGAGDKAGSTARSGGGGDGRWQAPIFALARKASETISGSIHVLPKVSDDRASLPGDWTVHALRDPMAMERANLLNMAKLSIKGLIESALSFGRTLDSDYPPLQQFFVVMEHCLKHGLRVKKSFLGFNKSLWGPLELVEKLCPEAAEISASVRDLPGLKTPLGRARAWLRLALMQKRLADYLRLLITRKDLLSDFYENSALMLEEEGAVIVGLLVGLNVIDANLCVKGEDLDSQVGVIDFSMYLKNDIDDYRSEERNSQIASILDQKNYVEELNRQLNSTVQGLQGRVDSLEKSNSKLIEELAIAKNSIIKLQEENQQLRSENTLILLKAQQHLEVTQGDVSVERDTYKQSRQGLDEMYNEARRQLKEECQLRQDVENELVVQVSMKQEMELAMKLLEKDIHEKQDTLIGLRQQLDEVKAINVEMYQKMQSSDEEMKKKNDVISRLEEKTNQITATMKQLEQSDKDLLSQTRTLAMSFVKCASTDTEHQYKLVKDISF comes from the exons ATGGCTTCGGCCGCGGACCACGACCTGGCGCTGTCCGAAGCCGACGGCAGCAAGGAGAAGGGCCAGGTGTTTGGGATcctgaggctgcaggaggagagatgtGGCGCCGGGGATAAGGCTGGCAGCACGGCGAGGAGCGGAGGCGGGGGAGACGGGCGATGGCAGGCTCCCATCTTCGCCCTCGCCAGGAAAGCATCCGAGACCATTTCAGGGAGCATTCACGTCCTGCCCAAAGTGTCGGACGACAGGGCGTCTCTGCCGGGGGACTGGACCGTCCACG CCCTGCGAGACCCCATGGCCATGGAGCGAGCCAACCTGCTCAACATGGCCAAGTTGAGCATTAAAGGGCTGATTGAGTCTGCGCTGAGCTTCGGGCGAACTCTGGACTCGGACTACCCACCACTCCAGCAGTTCTTTGTTGTCATGGAACACTGCCTCAAACACGGCCTCAGag TGAAAAAGTCCTTCCTGGGCTTTAACAAGTCTCTGTGGGGGCctctggagctggtggagaaactgtgtcctgaagcagcagagatCTCTGCGTCTGTTCGAGACCTGCCTGGACTAAA GACTCCTCTGGGAAGGGCCAGGGCGTGGCTGCGTCTTGCTCTGATGCAGAAACGACTGGCAGACTATCTGCGATTACTCATCACCAGGAAAGACCTGCTCAG TGATTTCTATGAGAACTCGGCGttgatgctggaggaggagggagcggtgATCGTGGGCCTGCTGGTGGGCCTGAACGTCATCGATGCCAACCTGTGTGTCAAAGGCGAGGACCTGGACTCTCAG GTCGGTGTCATCGACTTCTCCATGTACCTGAAAAACGACATTGATGATTACAGGAGTGAAGAGAG GAATAGCCAGATAGCATCCATCTTGGATCAGAAGAACTATGTGGAGGAACTGAACCGACAGCTCAA CTCCACTGTCCAAGGGCTTCAGGGCAGAGTCGACTCTCTGGAAAAGTCCAACTCGAAGCTCATAGAGGAG ctgGCCATAGCCAAGAACAGCATCATcaaactgcaggaggagaaccagcagctgaggAGTGAAAACACCCTGATTCTATTGAAGGCACAACAACATCTAGAG GTAACTCAAGGCGATGTGTCCGTGGAGAGAGACACATACAAACAGTCCCGCCAGGGCCTGGATGAGATGTACAATGAGGCCCGgaggcagctgaaggaggagtgCCAGCTCCGACAG GACGTGGAGAACGAGTTAGTAGTGCAGGTGTCgatgaaacaggaaatggaactgGCCATGAAACTTCTGGAAAAAGACATTCACGAAAAGCAG GACACACTGATCGGACTGagacagcagctggatgaagtcAAAGCCATCAATGTAGAAATGTACCAGAAAATGCAG TCATCTGATGAAGAGATGAAAAAGAAGAACGATGTGATCAGTCGCCTGGAGGAGAAGACCAATCAGATCACCGCCACCATGAAGCAGCTGGAGCAAAG TGATAAGGATCTGCTAAGTCAGACCAGAACACTGGCTATGTCATTTGTCAAGTGtgccagcacagacacagagcaccAGTACAAGCTAGTTAAGGACATCTCCTTCTGA
- the hnrnph3 gene encoding heterogeneous nuclear ribonucleoprotein H3, whose translation MSLSEEGYVVRIRGLPWSCTQEEVASFFSDCDIVGKVNGVCFTYSKEGRPSGEAFIELKTAEDFKNALSKDRKYMGHRYIEVFKSNCSEMDWVLKRNGPADYDSCSGCMLRLRGLPFGCSKEEIVQFFSGLRIVPNGITLPVDYQGRSTGEAFVQFASKEIAEKALGKHKERIGHRYIEIFKSSRNEIRAYYELPRRGMGGQRPGPYDRPVMGGPRGGFFGPGPGRSGALMDSMRSGGGGYGGGYSGFDNYNGFSNYCFGNDVFDERVRGERGGRGMGSHSYSTQSDGGSGFHSGHFVHMRGLPFRATEGDIAKFFSPINPMRVHIDMAPNGKSTGEADVEFRSHEDAVAAMSKDKNHMQHRYIELFLNSTASGSTDTSRGSSSGYYSTSGGGGGSRSSGLRGAY comes from the exons ATGTCGTTGAGTGAAGAGGGTTACGTGGTCCGGATCAGAGGACTACCCTGGTCCTGcacacaggaggaggtggcCAGTTTCTTCTCTG ACTGTGACATTGTTGGGAAAGTGAATGGAGTGTGTTTCACCTACTCCAAAGAAGGCCGTCCCAGTGGAGAAGCATTTATTGAGTTGAAAACTGCAGAGGATTTCAAAAATGCCCTTTCCAAGGATCGTAAATACATGGGACACCGATACATAGAGG TTttcaagtcaaactgcagtgaAATGGACTGGGTGCTGAAGCGTAATGGTCCCGCTGACTATGACAGCTGCAGTGGCTGCATGCTGAGACTTAGAGGCCTGCCGTTTGGCTGCAGCAAGGAAGAGATTGTTCAGTTCTTTTCAG GGTTGAGAATCGTGCCAAATGGGATTACTCTGCCAGTGGACTACCAGGGGAGGAGCACAGGGGAAGCCTTCGTGCAGTTTGCTTCAAAGGAGATAGCAGAAAAGGCTCTGGGGAAACACAAGGAAAGAATAGGGCACAG GTACATAGAGATTTTTAAAAGCAGTCGTAATGAGATCAGAGCCTATTACGAGCTTCCCCGCCGTGGTATGGGAGGCCAGAGGCCGGGTCCCTACGATAGGCCTGTAATGGGAGGACCCAGAGGAGGGTTCTTTGGTCCTGGGCCTGGACGCAGTGGTGCACTGATGGACAGCatgagaagtggaggaggaggctatGGAGGAG GCTACAGTGGCTTCGACAACTACAATGGTTTCAGCAACTACTGTTTTGGCAACGATGTGTTTGATGAGCGAGTAAGAGGAGAGAGGGGTGGACGAG GCATGGGAAGCCACAGTTACAGCACTCAGAGCGACGGTGGCTCAGGTTTTCACAGCGGCCATTTTGTCCATATGAGAGGTTTACCTTTCCGTGCTACAGAGGGAGACATTGCTAAG TTCTTCTCTCCTATAAATCCGATGAGGGTCCATATTGACATGGCTCCTAACGGCAAGTCGACTGGAGAGGCAGACGTGGAGTTTCGCTCCCATGAAGATGCTGTGGCGGCCATGTCCAAAGACAAGAATCACATGC AACATCGCTACATTGAGCTGTTCCTAAACTCAACAGCCAGTGGCTCAACAGACACGA GCCGTGGCAGCAGCAGTGGTTACTACAGCACCTCAGGAGGTGGCGGCGGCTCACGGAGCAGCGGGCTGCGTGGCGCATACTGA
- the rufy2 gene encoding RUN and FYVE domain-containing protein 2 isoform X2 → MYSPQSLHRWGITHSESMERLAYSQALRDPMAMERANLLNMAKLSIKGLIESALSFGRTLDSDYPPLQQFFVVMEHCLKHGLRVKKSFLGFNKSLWGPLELVEKLCPEAAEISASVRDLPGLKTPLGRARAWLRLALMQKRLADYLRLLITRKDLLSDFYENSALMLEEEGAVIVGLLVGLNVIDANLCVKGEDLDSQVGVIDFSMYLKNDIDDYRSEERNSQIASILDQKNYVEELNRQLNSTVQGLQGRVDSLEKSNSKLIEELAIAKNSIIKLQEENQQLRSENTLILLKAQQHLEVTQGDVSVERDTYKQSRQGLDEMYNEARRQLKEECQLRQDVENELVVQVSMKQEMELAMKLLEKDIHEKQDTLIGLRQQLDEVKAINVEMYQKMQSSDEEMKKKNDVISRLEEKTNQITATMKQLEQRLQEAERHRTSAEEGTRRFKLDFANKADSLQRQIEHREKQLQQLDTDLKIEREWSQTLQSDLDRQRENVAQLSTEALQINGLKKEFHRLQDENIQLKMICEDQERALEELGSKLSESKLKIEDIKEANKALQGGQVWLKDKDASHCKLCEKEFSISRRKHHCRNCGEIFCNSCSDNELPLPASPKPVRVCDTCHGLLLQRCSSNPT, encoded by the exons ATGTACTCGCCTCAGAGTCTACACCGCTGGGGCATCACTCACAGCGAGAGCATGGAGCGTCTGGCTTACAGCCAAG CCCTGCGAGACCCCATGGCCATGGAGCGAGCCAACCTGCTCAACATGGCCAAGTTGAGCATTAAAGGGCTGATTGAGTCTGCGCTGAGCTTCGGGCGAACTCTGGACTCGGACTACCCACCACTCCAGCAGTTCTTTGTTGTCATGGAACACTGCCTCAAACACGGCCTCAGag TGAAAAAGTCCTTCCTGGGCTTTAACAAGTCTCTGTGGGGGCctctggagctggtggagaaactgtgtcctgaagcagcagagatCTCTGCGTCTGTTCGAGACCTGCCTGGACTAAA GACTCCTCTGGGAAGGGCCAGGGCGTGGCTGCGTCTTGCTCTGATGCAGAAACGACTGGCAGACTATCTGCGATTACTCATCACCAGGAAAGACCTGCTCAG TGATTTCTATGAGAACTCGGCGttgatgctggaggaggagggagcggtgATCGTGGGCCTGCTGGTGGGCCTGAACGTCATCGATGCCAACCTGTGTGTCAAAGGCGAGGACCTGGACTCTCAG GTCGGTGTCATCGACTTCTCCATGTACCTGAAAAACGACATTGATGATTACAGGAGTGAAGAGAG GAATAGCCAGATAGCATCCATCTTGGATCAGAAGAACTATGTGGAGGAACTGAACCGACAGCTCAA CTCCACTGTCCAAGGGCTTCAGGGCAGAGTCGACTCTCTGGAAAAGTCCAACTCGAAGCTCATAGAGGAG ctgGCCATAGCCAAGAACAGCATCATcaaactgcaggaggagaaccagcagctgaggAGTGAAAACACCCTGATTCTATTGAAGGCACAACAACATCTAGAG GTAACTCAAGGCGATGTGTCCGTGGAGAGAGACACATACAAACAGTCCCGCCAGGGCCTGGATGAGATGTACAATGAGGCCCGgaggcagctgaaggaggagtgCCAGCTCCGACAG GACGTGGAGAACGAGTTAGTAGTGCAGGTGTCgatgaaacaggaaatggaactgGCCATGAAACTTCTGGAAAAAGACATTCACGAAAAGCAG GACACACTGATCGGACTGagacagcagctggatgaagtcAAAGCCATCAATGTAGAAATGTACCAGAAAATGCAG TCATCTGATGAAGAGATGAAAAAGAAGAACGATGTGATCAGTCGCCTGGAGGAGAAGACCAATCAGATCACCGCCACCATGAAGCAGCTGGAGCAAAG ATTACAGGAGGCAGAGCGGCACCGCACCTCGGCCGAGGAGGGAACCAGACGCTTCAAGTTGGACTTTGCCAACAAGGCGGACAGCCTGCAGCGGCAGATCgaacacagagaaaagcagct CCAGCAGTTGGATACAGACCTGAAGATCGAGAGGGAGTGGAGTCAGACATTACAAAGTGAtctagacagacagagagaaaacgTGGCTCAGCTGAGCACGGAGGCCCTGCAGATCAACGGACTCAAAAAG GAGTTCCATCGTCTCCAGGatgaaaatattcagctgaAGATGATCTGTGAAGACCAGGAGCGAGCTCTCGAGGAACTGGGCTCCAAACTAAGCGA ATCCAAACTCAAGATTGAGGACATCAAAGAAGCCAACAAAGCTCTTCAG GGTGGGCAGGTTTGGTTGAAGGACAAGGACGCCAGCCACTGTAAGCTCTGTGAGAAGGAGTTCTCCATTTCAAGACGAAAG CACCACTGTAGAAACTGTGGAGAGATTTTCTgcaacagctgctctgacaatgAGCTTCCTCTGCCTGCCTCACCCAAACCAGTCAGAGTCTGTGACACCTGccacggcctcctcctccagagatGCTCCTCCAACCCAACATAG
- the LOC114852218 gene encoding uncharacterized protein LOC114852218, translated as MNSVEKKLADLIRRHPNLYDPSRRDYKDTVKGHLSWKEVADAMEKSEDEVKLKWKNLRDKFCKAKKRMAKRSVPLLDDEENRLERPAPVLFNQLAWLSAYVKPRVETGSGDAEEVPGSVGFPEKEGHKERKEQHCPLPVVTSIFPLVESCSANDQELKRFPAAPKRKLQTVTETETNSGDAPNNLRDEDEMFLLSLLPSLKRLTIKKRMEVRMRFQQVLYAAEFED; from the exons ATGAACTCCGTGGAAAAGAAGCTGGCGGACCTGATTCGGAGACACCCGAACCTGTACGACCCGTCCCGGCGGGACTACAAAGACACCGTGAAGGGGCATCTGTCGTGGAAAGAGGTCGCGGACGCCATGGAGAAGTCGGAGGACGAGGTGAAGCTGAAATGGAAGAACCTGCGCGACAAGTTCTGCAAAGCGAAGAAGCGAATGGCCAAGAGAAGCGTCCCGCTGCTGGACGACGAGGAGAACCGGCTGGAGCGGCCCGCCCCGGTTCTGTTCAATCAGCTGGCCTGGCTCAGCGCCTATGTCAAACCCAGAGTAGAAACGGGTTCGGGAGACGCCGAAGAA GTACCAGGAAGTGTCGGCTTCCCAGAGAAAGAGGGGcacaaggagaggaaggagcagcactGCCCTCTGCCTGTGGTGACCTCCATCTTTCCTCTGGTGGAGTCCTGTTCGGCCAACGATCAGGAGTTGAAGaggtttcctgctgctcctaAGCGTAAACTGCAAACAGTCACAGAAACGGAGACAAACTCTGGCGACGCTCCCAACAACCTCAGAGATGAGGATGAAATGTTTTTGCTCAGCCTTCTGCCCTCACTCAAAAGACTTACCATCAAAAAGAGGATGGAGGTGCGGATGAGATTCCAACAAGTGCTTTATGCTGCCGAGTTTGAGGACTAA
- the LOC114851784 gene encoding phenazine biosynthesis-like domain-containing protein 1 isoform X1, which yields MTAVKRAWQTCFIRSGSTRLPIPKLCTRLEMSKRQRRMSKNGQNISQSRLVPGLRLLSRASGDTANKLAQELNDDLYQKLAAELNLSETAFITRINPSDSFSTGSRFRLRWFSPTTEVNLCGHATLASAAVLFQHKRNTNPVLVFETRSGDLSVTQQGEGYVMDFPLNPPIKQDPKEFSDVIKAAVGSHPVQDIYLCHNTKKLVVRLSDSCDRSVLTSLRVDPVALQSSDSRGRIKGVIVTMIGSPQEQPGYDFYSRNFAPWNGIPEDPVTGSAHTVLGSYWSKKLGKKKLLAYQCSSRGGELELEVRDDGRINITGQAVTVMQGTITL from the exons ATGACAGCGGTCAAACGTGCATGGCAAACTTGTTTCATTCGTAGCGGCTCTACGCGGCTGCCGATACCGAAACTGTGTACCCGGTTAGAAATGTCCAAACGCCAGCGAAGAATGTCTAAAAACGGTCAAAATATCTCACAATCGCGTCTCGTCCCCGGTCTCCGGCTCCTGTCCAGAGCTTCAGGTGACACCGCCAACAAACTCGCTCAG GAGCTGAATGATGATTTGTACCAGAAGTTAGCAGCAGAGCTGAACCTGTCAGAAACAGCTTTCATCACCAGAATCAACCCCTCTGATAGTTTCTCTACAG GATCAAGGTTCCGCCTACGATGGTTTTCACCAACCACTGAAGTCAATCTGTGCGGTCACGCGACTCTGGCCTCTGCGGCGGTGCTGTTCCAGCATAAGA GAAACACCAATCCAGTTCTGGTGTTTGAGACAAGGAGCGGAGACCTGTCTGTCACCCAGCAGGGTGAAGGTTATGTCATGGACTTTCCTCTCAACCCACCCATCAAGCAG GATCCCAAGGAGTTCAGTGACGTCATAAAG GCAGCGGTTGGAAGCCACCCAGTGCAGGACATTTACCTCTGCCACAACACTAAGAAACTGGTGGTTCGACTgtctgacagctgtgacag GTCAGTTCTGACCAGTCTGAGAGTGGACCCCGTCGCTCTCCAGAGCAGCGACAGCAGAGGAAGGATCAAAGGAGTCATTGTCACCATGATAG GCTCTCCACAGGAGCAGCCTGGATACGACTTCTACTCCAGGAACTTTGCCCCATGGAACGGCATTCCCGAGGATCCCGTCACTG GTTCTGCCCACACTGTCCTTGGCAGCTACTGGTCTAAGAAGCTAGGAAAGAAGAAGCTGCTGG CTTACCAGTGCTCAAGTCGAGGTGGGGAGCTTGAACTGGAAGTGAGAGATGATGGAAGAATCAATATAACTGGACAGGCAGTGACTGTGATGCAGGGAACCATCACACTGTGA
- the rufy2 gene encoding RUN and FYVE domain-containing protein 2 isoform X1 yields the protein MASAADHDLALSEADGSKEKGQVFGILRLQEERCGAGDKAGSTARSGGGGDGRWQAPIFALARKASETISGSIHVLPKVSDDRASLPGDWTVHALRDPMAMERANLLNMAKLSIKGLIESALSFGRTLDSDYPPLQQFFVVMEHCLKHGLRVKKSFLGFNKSLWGPLELVEKLCPEAAEISASVRDLPGLKTPLGRARAWLRLALMQKRLADYLRLLITRKDLLSDFYENSALMLEEEGAVIVGLLVGLNVIDANLCVKGEDLDSQVGVIDFSMYLKNDIDDYRSEERNSQIASILDQKNYVEELNRQLNSTVQGLQGRVDSLEKSNSKLIEELAIAKNSIIKLQEENQQLRSENTLILLKAQQHLEVTQGDVSVERDTYKQSRQGLDEMYNEARRQLKEECQLRQDVENELVVQVSMKQEMELAMKLLEKDIHEKQDTLIGLRQQLDEVKAINVEMYQKMQSSDEEMKKKNDVISRLEEKTNQITATMKQLEQRLQEAERHRTSAEEGTRRFKLDFANKADSLQRQIEHREKQLQQLDTDLKIEREWSQTLQSDLDRQRENVAQLSTEALQINGLKKEFHRLQDENIQLKMICEDQERALEELGSKLSESKLKIEDIKEANKALQGGQVWLKDKDASHCKLCEKEFSISRRKHHCRNCGEIFCNSCSDNELPLPASPKPVRVCDTCHGLLLQRCSSNPT from the exons ATGGCTTCGGCCGCGGACCACGACCTGGCGCTGTCCGAAGCCGACGGCAGCAAGGAGAAGGGCCAGGTGTTTGGGATcctgaggctgcaggaggagagatgtGGCGCCGGGGATAAGGCTGGCAGCACGGCGAGGAGCGGAGGCGGGGGAGACGGGCGATGGCAGGCTCCCATCTTCGCCCTCGCCAGGAAAGCATCCGAGACCATTTCAGGGAGCATTCACGTCCTGCCCAAAGTGTCGGACGACAGGGCGTCTCTGCCGGGGGACTGGACCGTCCACG CCCTGCGAGACCCCATGGCCATGGAGCGAGCCAACCTGCTCAACATGGCCAAGTTGAGCATTAAAGGGCTGATTGAGTCTGCGCTGAGCTTCGGGCGAACTCTGGACTCGGACTACCCACCACTCCAGCAGTTCTTTGTTGTCATGGAACACTGCCTCAAACACGGCCTCAGag TGAAAAAGTCCTTCCTGGGCTTTAACAAGTCTCTGTGGGGGCctctggagctggtggagaaactgtgtcctgaagcagcagagatCTCTGCGTCTGTTCGAGACCTGCCTGGACTAAA GACTCCTCTGGGAAGGGCCAGGGCGTGGCTGCGTCTTGCTCTGATGCAGAAACGACTGGCAGACTATCTGCGATTACTCATCACCAGGAAAGACCTGCTCAG TGATTTCTATGAGAACTCGGCGttgatgctggaggaggagggagcggtgATCGTGGGCCTGCTGGTGGGCCTGAACGTCATCGATGCCAACCTGTGTGTCAAAGGCGAGGACCTGGACTCTCAG GTCGGTGTCATCGACTTCTCCATGTACCTGAAAAACGACATTGATGATTACAGGAGTGAAGAGAG GAATAGCCAGATAGCATCCATCTTGGATCAGAAGAACTATGTGGAGGAACTGAACCGACAGCTCAA CTCCACTGTCCAAGGGCTTCAGGGCAGAGTCGACTCTCTGGAAAAGTCCAACTCGAAGCTCATAGAGGAG ctgGCCATAGCCAAGAACAGCATCATcaaactgcaggaggagaaccagcagctgaggAGTGAAAACACCCTGATTCTATTGAAGGCACAACAACATCTAGAG GTAACTCAAGGCGATGTGTCCGTGGAGAGAGACACATACAAACAGTCCCGCCAGGGCCTGGATGAGATGTACAATGAGGCCCGgaggcagctgaaggaggagtgCCAGCTCCGACAG GACGTGGAGAACGAGTTAGTAGTGCAGGTGTCgatgaaacaggaaatggaactgGCCATGAAACTTCTGGAAAAAGACATTCACGAAAAGCAG GACACACTGATCGGACTGagacagcagctggatgaagtcAAAGCCATCAATGTAGAAATGTACCAGAAAATGCAG TCATCTGATGAAGAGATGAAAAAGAAGAACGATGTGATCAGTCGCCTGGAGGAGAAGACCAATCAGATCACCGCCACCATGAAGCAGCTGGAGCAAAG ATTACAGGAGGCAGAGCGGCACCGCACCTCGGCCGAGGAGGGAACCAGACGCTTCAAGTTGGACTTTGCCAACAAGGCGGACAGCCTGCAGCGGCAGATCgaacacagagaaaagcagct CCAGCAGTTGGATACAGACCTGAAGATCGAGAGGGAGTGGAGTCAGACATTACAAAGTGAtctagacagacagagagaaaacgTGGCTCAGCTGAGCACGGAGGCCCTGCAGATCAACGGACTCAAAAAG GAGTTCCATCGTCTCCAGGatgaaaatattcagctgaAGATGATCTGTGAAGACCAGGAGCGAGCTCTCGAGGAACTGGGCTCCAAACTAAGCGA ATCCAAACTCAAGATTGAGGACATCAAAGAAGCCAACAAAGCTCTTCAG GGTGGGCAGGTTTGGTTGAAGGACAAGGACGCCAGCCACTGTAAGCTCTGTGAGAAGGAGTTCTCCATTTCAAGACGAAAG CACCACTGTAGAAACTGTGGAGAGATTTTCTgcaacagctgctctgacaatgAGCTTCCTCTGCCTGCCTCACCCAAACCAGTCAGAGTCTGTGACACCTGccacggcctcctcctccagagatGCTCCTCCAACCCAACATAG